The following are encoded in a window of Bacteroidota bacterium genomic DNA:
- the fucP gene encoding L-fucose:H+ symporter permease has translation MSNLIPKNRIFPYILLTSLFFAWAVPNNLTDTMLAAFKRIMSLSDSKTAWIQISCYLLGYGFFAIPGALFIKKYTYKAGVMMGLGLYATGAFLFYPAMLTSETNLELSFFVYLTAIIVLFAGLSVLETSTNSYVLEFGERDTATQRLNLSQSFNPFGAITGVVISQIFVLSQLSSSTAEERALMPAEELAKIQATELNAVTMTYLAMGAMMVIILLLIYFTKMPNLKEDDKNLDFIDTFKRLGKNKNYVSAVTAQFFYVGAQIAVWSFTIRYVMDQLNLDAVIKSLGADASEIQIMDALRNVEPIAASFYNFLEAVGMDSMLPRTAEQAGATYYIMSLIAFVLGRFISTYLMKFVKPRILLVVYSLMASLFTLIVIYSAGNAGVYALVGISGFMSLMFPTIYGLGLEGLGDDIKIGGAGMVMAIAGAAFLTQIQGMVSDSMGSIKFAFWVPAVAFLFIAAYGMYARKLQKQAEAELELAKS, from the coding sequence ATGAGTAATCTAATACCTAAAAATCGGATATTCCCGTATATACTGTTAACCTCCCTTTTCTTTGCATGGGCGGTTCCAAACAACCTTACCGATACTATGCTCGCAGCATTTAAGCGAATAATGAGCCTGTCGGATTCCAAAACAGCATGGATACAAATTTCATGTTATCTTTTGGGTTATGGTTTTTTTGCAATTCCGGGAGCACTATTTATTAAGAAATACACATACAAGGCCGGTGTTATGATGGGCTTGGGGCTTTATGCTACGGGAGCGTTTTTGTTCTACCCGGCAATGTTAACTTCTGAAACAAACCTTGAGTTGAGTTTCTTTGTTTACCTAACGGCTATAATCGTGCTTTTTGCAGGATTATCTGTTTTGGAAACATCTACTAACTCATATGTATTAGAATTTGGAGAAAGAGATACTGCAACGCAGCGTTTGAATCTTTCTCAGTCATTTAATCCATTTGGAGCAATTACCGGAGTTGTAATATCTCAAATATTTGTACTGTCACAACTGTCTTCGTCTACTGCCGAAGAGCGAGCTTTAATGCCAGCCGAAGAATTAGCTAAAATTCAGGCTACAGAATTAAATGCGGTTACAATGACATATTTGGCAATGGGAGCAATGATGGTAATTATACTATTGTTGATTTACTTCACTAAAATGCCAAATTTAAAGGAGGATGATAAAAACCTTGATTTTATAGACACATTTAAGCGTCTTGGAAAAAACAAGAACTATGTGTCGGCAGTTACAGCCCAGTTTTTTTATGTAGGGGCTCAAATAGCTGTATGGTCATTTACTATTCGTTATGTAATGGATCAATTAAATTTAGATGCAGTGATTAAAAGTCTTGGAGCAGATGCAAGTGAAATACAAATTATGGATGCATTGCGAAATGTAGAGCCAATAGCAGCATCTTTTTATAACTTTTTGGAGGCAGTAGGCATGGATTCTATGTTGCCACGTACCGCTGAGCAAGCAGGAGCTACTTACTATATAATGTCATTAATAGCATTTGTATTAGGTAGATTCATCAGTACCTACTTAATGAAATTTGTTAAGCCTCGTATTCTGTTGGTAGTTTATTCATTAATGGCATCGTTGTTTACATTGATAGTAATTTATAGCGCTGGAAATGCAGGAGTTTATGCTCTAGTTGGAATTTCAGGATTTATGTCGTTGATGTTCCCAACAATTTATGGATTAGGACTAGAAGGACTAGGAGATGATATAAAAATAGGAGGAGCAGGAATGGTAATGGCAATTGCCGGAGCAGCTTTCCTAACTCAGATTCAGGGAATGGTATCGGATTCAATGGGAAGTATAAAGTTTGCTTTTTGGGTACCTGCAGTAGCTTTCTTATTTATTGCGGCATATGGTATGTATGCTCGTAAGTTGCAGAAACAGGCAGAAGCAGAATTGGAATTAGCAAAATCTTAA